One part of the Andrena cerasifolii isolate SP2316 chromosome 4, iyAndCera1_principal, whole genome shotgun sequence genome encodes these proteins:
- the Dnapol-alpha73 gene encoding DNA polymerase alpha subunit B isoform X3 — MNPPMCSHPLLNVRAEYCLCNVHSQAKRARSPLIDTGNNNKIRAVDQTFSPSTYISKVNVPNRAPSTTVRGKVLLYFGPDTQAWSKPSKHDVSIANSDNPHVPKDVVYMYEMLSKQGAVLTGSCESFGERLCHIWNEAGGPSNSNVRYVKNVLSVSQLAFRTWGRISTTIDKSTGSKIVMLEGCRRSKGDNNAPVVRLDLSGIKRYSVFPGQIVAVEGVNTAGSALMAKELFVKGYAPLAESPNLSADLKVYVAVGPFTPSDNLNYQPLWDLMERVAEEEPNILILVGPIAEYTHPEIKNCTLKDTYQDLFDKILSRVMRCLQGKSTRVVLVSSNRDVHHDAIFPTPEFAIYASKIGSNVTNLHSMPDPCIINVEGLRIGVTSVDIVRHLGQQEVSNTPGMDRLGRLADHVLSQATFYPLYPPFPGLNFDTTLWKKYACFEQQPHVMILPSDIKYYCKAVNDCLVLNPERLQKYIYAKLLIRPASNGKWDPNSVSCEIGKV; from the exons ATGAATCCCCCAATGTGTTCGCATCCTCTTCTTAACGTTCGGGCCGAGTATTGCTTATGTAACGTACATTCC CAAGCCAAGAGAGCGAGGAGCCCGCTAATAGACACGGGGAACAATAACAAAATCCGCGCTGTGGATCAGACGTTTAGCCCATCTACGTACATTTCGAAAGT AAACGTGCCCAATCGCGCCCCAAGCACGACCGTTAGAGGCAAAGTTCTCCTATACTTCGGTCCAGATACACAGGCCTGGAGCAAGCCAAGCAAGCACGACGTATCGATCGCTAATTCTGATAATCCTCACGTGCCCAAGGATGTGGTATACATGTACGAAATGCTGTCCAAACAAGGAGCCGTCCTTACCGGCAGTTGCGAAAGTTTTGGCGAACGACTGTGTCACATTTGGAACGAAGCGGGAGGCCCCAGTAATTCTAATGTGCGTTACGTGAAGAACGTGCTGTCCGTGAGTCAACTGGCGTTTAGAACCTGGGGCAGGATATCTACCACCATCGATAAATCGACCGGCAGCAAGATCGTGATGCTGGAAGGCTGCAGAAGATCCAAAGGCGATAATAACGCCCCTGTGGTGCGCCTCGATCTCAGCGGGATCAAGCGTTACTCGGTGTTCCCGGGGCAGATAGTCGCGGTGGAAGGCGTCAACACCGCGGGCAGCGCTCTGATGGCGAAAGAATTGTTCGTGAAGGGGTACGCGCCGCTGGCTGAGAGCCCGAACTTATCGGCGGATTTGAAAGTGTACGTTGCGGTCGGTCCGTTCACACCGTCCGACAATTTGAATTACCAACCGTTATGGGACCTCATGGAACGCGTCGCGGAGGAAGAGCCGAATATCTTGATACTGGTTGGCCCAATCGCAGAGTACACCCATCCGGAGATCAAGAACTGCACTTTGAAAGATACCTACCAGGATCTGTTTGATAAAATTCTGTCGAGGGTGATGCGATGTTTGCAAGG GAAGTCCACGCGGGTCGTGTTAGTATCCTCCAATCGCGACGTGCACCACGACGCGATCTTTCCCACGCCAGAGTTCGCTATATACGCAAGCAAAATTGGATCGAATGTCACGAATCTGCATTCGATGCCAGATCCTTGTATAATAAATGTGGAGGGGCTGCGCATAGGAGTAACTTCGGTCGATATCGTCAGGCACCTGGGACAACAAGAAGTGTC GAACACGCCTGGCATGGACAGACTCGGCCGTTTGGCCGATCATGTATTGTCCCAAGCTACCTTCTATCCCCTGTACCCACCATTCCCGGGCTTGAATTTCGACACGACGCTCTGGAAGAAGTACGCCTGCTTTGAACAGCAGCCTCACGTAATGATTTTACCCTCCGACATTAAGTACTACTGCAAGGCAGTGAACGACTGTCTCGTCTTAAACCCAGAGCGATTGCAGAAATACATCTACGCAAAATTGCTCATACGACCGGCCAGTAATGGCAAGTGGGACCCGAACAGTGTGTCCTGTGAGATCGGAAAAGTCTGA
- the Dnapol-alpha73 gene encoding DNA polymerase alpha subunit B isoform X4 → MFPMKLLLVDQAKRARSPLIDTGNNNKIRAVDQTFSPSTYISKVNVPNRAPSTTVRGKVLLYFGPDTQAWSKPSKHDVSIANSDNPHVPKDVVYMYEMLSKQGAVLTGSCESFGERLCHIWNEAGGPSNSNVRYVKNVLSVSQLAFRTWGRISTTIDKSTGSKIVMLEGCRRSKGDNNAPVVRLDLSGIKRYSVFPGQIVAVEGVNTAGSALMAKELFVKGYAPLAESPNLSADLKVYVAVGPFTPSDNLNYQPLWDLMERVAEEEPNILILVGPIAEYTHPEIKNCTLKDTYQDLFDKILSRVMRCLQGKSTRVVLVSSNRDVHHDAIFPTPEFAIYASKIGSNVTNLHSMPDPCIINVEGLRIGVTSVDIVRHLGQQEVSNTPGMDRLGRLADHVLSQATFYPLYPPFPGLNFDTTLWKKYACFEQQPHVMILPSDIKYYCKAVNDCLVLNPERLQKYIYAKLLIRPASNGKWDPNSVSCEIGKV, encoded by the exons ATGTTCCCGATGAAGCTGTTGTTGGTAGAT CAAGCCAAGAGAGCGAGGAGCCCGCTAATAGACACGGGGAACAATAACAAAATCCGCGCTGTGGATCAGACGTTTAGCCCATCTACGTACATTTCGAAAGT AAACGTGCCCAATCGCGCCCCAAGCACGACCGTTAGAGGCAAAGTTCTCCTATACTTCGGTCCAGATACACAGGCCTGGAGCAAGCCAAGCAAGCACGACGTATCGATCGCTAATTCTGATAATCCTCACGTGCCCAAGGATGTGGTATACATGTACGAAATGCTGTCCAAACAAGGAGCCGTCCTTACCGGCAGTTGCGAAAGTTTTGGCGAACGACTGTGTCACATTTGGAACGAAGCGGGAGGCCCCAGTAATTCTAATGTGCGTTACGTGAAGAACGTGCTGTCCGTGAGTCAACTGGCGTTTAGAACCTGGGGCAGGATATCTACCACCATCGATAAATCGACCGGCAGCAAGATCGTGATGCTGGAAGGCTGCAGAAGATCCAAAGGCGATAATAACGCCCCTGTGGTGCGCCTCGATCTCAGCGGGATCAAGCGTTACTCGGTGTTCCCGGGGCAGATAGTCGCGGTGGAAGGCGTCAACACCGCGGGCAGCGCTCTGATGGCGAAAGAATTGTTCGTGAAGGGGTACGCGCCGCTGGCTGAGAGCCCGAACTTATCGGCGGATTTGAAAGTGTACGTTGCGGTCGGTCCGTTCACACCGTCCGACAATTTGAATTACCAACCGTTATGGGACCTCATGGAACGCGTCGCGGAGGAAGAGCCGAATATCTTGATACTGGTTGGCCCAATCGCAGAGTACACCCATCCGGAGATCAAGAACTGCACTTTGAAAGATACCTACCAGGATCTGTTTGATAAAATTCTGTCGAGGGTGATGCGATGTTTGCAAGG GAAGTCCACGCGGGTCGTGTTAGTATCCTCCAATCGCGACGTGCACCACGACGCGATCTTTCCCACGCCAGAGTTCGCTATATACGCAAGCAAAATTGGATCGAATGTCACGAATCTGCATTCGATGCCAGATCCTTGTATAATAAATGTGGAGGGGCTGCGCATAGGAGTAACTTCGGTCGATATCGTCAGGCACCTGGGACAACAAGAAGTGTC GAACACGCCTGGCATGGACAGACTCGGCCGTTTGGCCGATCATGTATTGTCCCAAGCTACCTTCTATCCCCTGTACCCACCATTCCCGGGCTTGAATTTCGACACGACGCTCTGGAAGAAGTACGCCTGCTTTGAACAGCAGCCTCACGTAATGATTTTACCCTCCGACATTAAGTACTACTGCAAGGCAGTGAACGACTGTCTCGTCTTAAACCCAGAGCGATTGCAGAAATACATCTACGCAAAATTGCTCATACGACCGGCCAGTAATGGCAAGTGGGACCCGAACAGTGTGTCCTGTGAGATCGGAAAAGTCTGA
- the Dnapol-alpha73 gene encoding DNA polymerase alpha subunit B isoform X2, with translation MVSCAMLHIAPGGVYDVVHYILKRSSGASAIMEFAKRARSPLIDTGNNNKIRAVDQTFSPSTYISKVNVPNRAPSTTVRGKVLLYFGPDTQAWSKPSKHDVSIANSDNPHVPKDVVYMYEMLSKQGAVLTGSCESFGERLCHIWNEAGGPSNSNVRYVKNVLSVSQLAFRTWGRISTTIDKSTGSKIVMLEGCRRSKGDNNAPVVRLDLSGIKRYSVFPGQIVAVEGVNTAGSALMAKELFVKGYAPLAESPNLSADLKVYVAVGPFTPSDNLNYQPLWDLMERVAEEEPNILILVGPIAEYTHPEIKNCTLKDTYQDLFDKILSRVMRCLQGKSTRVVLVSSNRDVHHDAIFPTPEFAIYASKIGSNVTNLHSMPDPCIINVEGLRIGVTSVDIVRHLGQQEVSNTPGMDRLGRLADHVLSQATFYPLYPPFPGLNFDTTLWKKYACFEQQPHVMILPSDIKYYCKAVNDCLVLNPERLQKYIYAKLLIRPASNGKWDPNSVSCEIGKV, from the exons ATGGTTTCGTGCGCGATGCTGCATATCGCGCCGGGGGGAGTGTACGACGTGGTGCATTACATCTTGAAACGGTCGAGCGGAGCGTCGGCCATCATGGAATTCG CCAAGAGAGCGAGGAGCCCGCTAATAGACACGGGGAACAATAACAAAATCCGCGCTGTGGATCAGACGTTTAGCCCATCTACGTACATTTCGAAAGT AAACGTGCCCAATCGCGCCCCAAGCACGACCGTTAGAGGCAAAGTTCTCCTATACTTCGGTCCAGATACACAGGCCTGGAGCAAGCCAAGCAAGCACGACGTATCGATCGCTAATTCTGATAATCCTCACGTGCCCAAGGATGTGGTATACATGTACGAAATGCTGTCCAAACAAGGAGCCGTCCTTACCGGCAGTTGCGAAAGTTTTGGCGAACGACTGTGTCACATTTGGAACGAAGCGGGAGGCCCCAGTAATTCTAATGTGCGTTACGTGAAGAACGTGCTGTCCGTGAGTCAACTGGCGTTTAGAACCTGGGGCAGGATATCTACCACCATCGATAAATCGACCGGCAGCAAGATCGTGATGCTGGAAGGCTGCAGAAGATCCAAAGGCGATAATAACGCCCCTGTGGTGCGCCTCGATCTCAGCGGGATCAAGCGTTACTCGGTGTTCCCGGGGCAGATAGTCGCGGTGGAAGGCGTCAACACCGCGGGCAGCGCTCTGATGGCGAAAGAATTGTTCGTGAAGGGGTACGCGCCGCTGGCTGAGAGCCCGAACTTATCGGCGGATTTGAAAGTGTACGTTGCGGTCGGTCCGTTCACACCGTCCGACAATTTGAATTACCAACCGTTATGGGACCTCATGGAACGCGTCGCGGAGGAAGAGCCGAATATCTTGATACTGGTTGGCCCAATCGCAGAGTACACCCATCCGGAGATCAAGAACTGCACTTTGAAAGATACCTACCAGGATCTGTTTGATAAAATTCTGTCGAGGGTGATGCGATGTTTGCAAGG GAAGTCCACGCGGGTCGTGTTAGTATCCTCCAATCGCGACGTGCACCACGACGCGATCTTTCCCACGCCAGAGTTCGCTATATACGCAAGCAAAATTGGATCGAATGTCACGAATCTGCATTCGATGCCAGATCCTTGTATAATAAATGTGGAGGGGCTGCGCATAGGAGTAACTTCGGTCGATATCGTCAGGCACCTGGGACAACAAGAAGTGTC GAACACGCCTGGCATGGACAGACTCGGCCGTTTGGCCGATCATGTATTGTCCCAAGCTACCTTCTATCCCCTGTACCCACCATTCCCGGGCTTGAATTTCGACACGACGCTCTGGAAGAAGTACGCCTGCTTTGAACAGCAGCCTCACGTAATGATTTTACCCTCCGACATTAAGTACTACTGCAAGGCAGTGAACGACTGTCTCGTCTTAAACCCAGAGCGATTGCAGAAATACATCTACGCAAAATTGCTCATACGACCGGCCAGTAATGGCAAGTGGGACCCGAACAGTGTGTCCTGTGAGATCGGAAAAGTCTGA
- the Dnapol-alpha73 gene encoding DNA polymerase alpha subunit B isoform X5: MCSASAKRARSPLIDTGNNNKIRAVDQTFSPSTYISKVNVPNRAPSTTVRGKVLLYFGPDTQAWSKPSKHDVSIANSDNPHVPKDVVYMYEMLSKQGAVLTGSCESFGERLCHIWNEAGGPSNSNVRYVKNVLSVSQLAFRTWGRISTTIDKSTGSKIVMLEGCRRSKGDNNAPVVRLDLSGIKRYSVFPGQIVAVEGVNTAGSALMAKELFVKGYAPLAESPNLSADLKVYVAVGPFTPSDNLNYQPLWDLMERVAEEEPNILILVGPIAEYTHPEIKNCTLKDTYQDLFDKILSRVMRCLQGKSTRVVLVSSNRDVHHDAIFPTPEFAIYASKIGSNVTNLHSMPDPCIINVEGLRIGVTSVDIVRHLGQQEVSNTPGMDRLGRLADHVLSQATFYPLYPPFPGLNFDTTLWKKYACFEQQPHVMILPSDIKYYCKAVNDCLVLNPERLQKYIYAKLLIRPASNGKWDPNSVSCEIGKV, encoded by the exons ATGTGCTCCGCTTCGG CCAAGAGAGCGAGGAGCCCGCTAATAGACACGGGGAACAATAACAAAATCCGCGCTGTGGATCAGACGTTTAGCCCATCTACGTACATTTCGAAAGT AAACGTGCCCAATCGCGCCCCAAGCACGACCGTTAGAGGCAAAGTTCTCCTATACTTCGGTCCAGATACACAGGCCTGGAGCAAGCCAAGCAAGCACGACGTATCGATCGCTAATTCTGATAATCCTCACGTGCCCAAGGATGTGGTATACATGTACGAAATGCTGTCCAAACAAGGAGCCGTCCTTACCGGCAGTTGCGAAAGTTTTGGCGAACGACTGTGTCACATTTGGAACGAAGCGGGAGGCCCCAGTAATTCTAATGTGCGTTACGTGAAGAACGTGCTGTCCGTGAGTCAACTGGCGTTTAGAACCTGGGGCAGGATATCTACCACCATCGATAAATCGACCGGCAGCAAGATCGTGATGCTGGAAGGCTGCAGAAGATCCAAAGGCGATAATAACGCCCCTGTGGTGCGCCTCGATCTCAGCGGGATCAAGCGTTACTCGGTGTTCCCGGGGCAGATAGTCGCGGTGGAAGGCGTCAACACCGCGGGCAGCGCTCTGATGGCGAAAGAATTGTTCGTGAAGGGGTACGCGCCGCTGGCTGAGAGCCCGAACTTATCGGCGGATTTGAAAGTGTACGTTGCGGTCGGTCCGTTCACACCGTCCGACAATTTGAATTACCAACCGTTATGGGACCTCATGGAACGCGTCGCGGAGGAAGAGCCGAATATCTTGATACTGGTTGGCCCAATCGCAGAGTACACCCATCCGGAGATCAAGAACTGCACTTTGAAAGATACCTACCAGGATCTGTTTGATAAAATTCTGTCGAGGGTGATGCGATGTTTGCAAGG GAAGTCCACGCGGGTCGTGTTAGTATCCTCCAATCGCGACGTGCACCACGACGCGATCTTTCCCACGCCAGAGTTCGCTATATACGCAAGCAAAATTGGATCGAATGTCACGAATCTGCATTCGATGCCAGATCCTTGTATAATAAATGTGGAGGGGCTGCGCATAGGAGTAACTTCGGTCGATATCGTCAGGCACCTGGGACAACAAGAAGTGTC GAACACGCCTGGCATGGACAGACTCGGCCGTTTGGCCGATCATGTATTGTCCCAAGCTACCTTCTATCCCCTGTACCCACCATTCCCGGGCTTGAATTTCGACACGACGCTCTGGAAGAAGTACGCCTGCTTTGAACAGCAGCCTCACGTAATGATTTTACCCTCCGACATTAAGTACTACTGCAAGGCAGTGAACGACTGTCTCGTCTTAAACCCAGAGCGATTGCAGAAATACATCTACGCAAAATTGCTCATACGACCGGCCAGTAATGGCAAGTGGGACCCGAACAGTGTGTCCTGTGAGATCGGAAAAGTCTGA
- the Dnapol-alpha73 gene encoding DNA polymerase alpha subunit B isoform X1, protein MVSEESLISCFCNLGCDVPDEAVVGRCLQLCRTYGIDEDTFVETWVAFTIPQSLNIDPTLENLNKMEEEELKKSKDVSIEVVADAASNMQINASTNQEVLDSVLDIYNTGQQPSTLKQAKRARSPLIDTGNNNKIRAVDQTFSPSTYISKVNVPNRAPSTTVRGKVLLYFGPDTQAWSKPSKHDVSIANSDNPHVPKDVVYMYEMLSKQGAVLTGSCESFGERLCHIWNEAGGPSNSNVRYVKNVLSVSQLAFRTWGRISTTIDKSTGSKIVMLEGCRRSKGDNNAPVVRLDLSGIKRYSVFPGQIVAVEGVNTAGSALMAKELFVKGYAPLAESPNLSADLKVYVAVGPFTPSDNLNYQPLWDLMERVAEEEPNILILVGPIAEYTHPEIKNCTLKDTYQDLFDKILSRVMRCLQGKSTRVVLVSSNRDVHHDAIFPTPEFAIYASKIGSNVTNLHSMPDPCIINVEGLRIGVTSVDIVRHLGQQEVSNTPGMDRLGRLADHVLSQATFYPLYPPFPGLNFDTTLWKKYACFEQQPHVMILPSDIKYYCKAVNDCLVLNPERLQKYIYAKLLIRPASNGKWDPNSVSCEIGKV, encoded by the exons ATGGTGTCGGAAGAGTCGTTGATTTCGTGCTTCTGCAATTTGGGTTGTGATGTTCCCGATGAAGCTGTTGTTGGTAGAT GCCTTCAGCTTTGCCGTACTTATGGCATCGACGAAGACACATTTGTGGAAACATGGGTAGCTTTCACTATTCCACAGTCTCTAAATATCGATCCAACACTAGAGAATCTTAATaaaatggaagaagaagaattaAAGAAAAGCAAGGATGTTTCTATAGAAGTGGTGGCTGATGCAGCATCGAATATGCAAATCAATGCATCAACGAACCAAGAAGTCCT tgacagtgttttgGACATATATAACACCGGACAACAACCTTCTACGTTAAAG CAAGCCAAGAGAGCGAGGAGCCCGCTAATAGACACGGGGAACAATAACAAAATCCGCGCTGTGGATCAGACGTTTAGCCCATCTACGTACATTTCGAAAGT AAACGTGCCCAATCGCGCCCCAAGCACGACCGTTAGAGGCAAAGTTCTCCTATACTTCGGTCCAGATACACAGGCCTGGAGCAAGCCAAGCAAGCACGACGTATCGATCGCTAATTCTGATAATCCTCACGTGCCCAAGGATGTGGTATACATGTACGAAATGCTGTCCAAACAAGGAGCCGTCCTTACCGGCAGTTGCGAAAGTTTTGGCGAACGACTGTGTCACATTTGGAACGAAGCGGGAGGCCCCAGTAATTCTAATGTGCGTTACGTGAAGAACGTGCTGTCCGTGAGTCAACTGGCGTTTAGAACCTGGGGCAGGATATCTACCACCATCGATAAATCGACCGGCAGCAAGATCGTGATGCTGGAAGGCTGCAGAAGATCCAAAGGCGATAATAACGCCCCTGTGGTGCGCCTCGATCTCAGCGGGATCAAGCGTTACTCGGTGTTCCCGGGGCAGATAGTCGCGGTGGAAGGCGTCAACACCGCGGGCAGCGCTCTGATGGCGAAAGAATTGTTCGTGAAGGGGTACGCGCCGCTGGCTGAGAGCCCGAACTTATCGGCGGATTTGAAAGTGTACGTTGCGGTCGGTCCGTTCACACCGTCCGACAATTTGAATTACCAACCGTTATGGGACCTCATGGAACGCGTCGCGGAGGAAGAGCCGAATATCTTGATACTGGTTGGCCCAATCGCAGAGTACACCCATCCGGAGATCAAGAACTGCACTTTGAAAGATACCTACCAGGATCTGTTTGATAAAATTCTGTCGAGGGTGATGCGATGTTTGCAAGG GAAGTCCACGCGGGTCGTGTTAGTATCCTCCAATCGCGACGTGCACCACGACGCGATCTTTCCCACGCCAGAGTTCGCTATATACGCAAGCAAAATTGGATCGAATGTCACGAATCTGCATTCGATGCCAGATCCTTGTATAATAAATGTGGAGGGGCTGCGCATAGGAGTAACTTCGGTCGATATCGTCAGGCACCTGGGACAACAAGAAGTGTC GAACACGCCTGGCATGGACAGACTCGGCCGTTTGGCCGATCATGTATTGTCCCAAGCTACCTTCTATCCCCTGTACCCACCATTCCCGGGCTTGAATTTCGACACGACGCTCTGGAAGAAGTACGCCTGCTTTGAACAGCAGCCTCACGTAATGATTTTACCCTCCGACATTAAGTACTACTGCAAGGCAGTGAACGACTGTCTCGTCTTAAACCCAGAGCGATTGCAGAAATACATCTACGCAAAATTGCTCATACGACCGGCCAGTAATGGCAAGTGGGACCCGAACAGTGTGTCCTGTGAGATCGGAAAAGTCTGA